Part of the Musa acuminata AAA Group cultivar baxijiao chromosome BXJ2-7, Cavendish_Baxijiao_AAA, whole genome shotgun sequence genome is shown below.
ATTTGTATTGATTGAGTAGAGCTGCTTCAAGCATTGCTTTAAAATCTGATGCAGCAGATGCTACAGGATCTGTCATATCCTGCCAATAGGTGGAAAAACAACATTATAGAGCAAATTAAGAATGCTTTAGCTTTAAACACCAGAAAGTGGAAAAAATGACATTTCAGAGCAAATTAAGAGTGGTTAGCTTTTAACAACATAAGTAACAACAACCTCCCAAACAGCATGCCTTTGCAAACAACAGAAACACAATAGCATCATAGCGTTTACCTTGAGAAGTGGTCCATTTCTGTTTTCTTCTTACTTCAGATATATGGTTCTGGACTGACCATTATTCTCAAATCTCAACCAGCCTCAAATCTACTATTTTCTTCTTACTATCAGACACATGGTTGTTAACTTACGATTCATTTCAAGCCATCTCCAAATATGTGTCATTTCCGGAATTATCAAGAATATTTAATTAGGACTTGAAAGGTAGACATTTAACAGTTTCTAAAACTAAGATAATGTGGTGTTCCTGATGTTGGCAATGTTCTACAAGATTTGCACAAACTACTAGTGGGATAGCAAGGTTGAAAGTGTACCCCGCCTTGACCTGCATGGTAATTCTTGTATCCAAAAACCAGAAGCTATATAAACAACAGAAAAGAGACAATGAGAGAAGTAGATATTTATCCATCTTGGAATTAGCTAAGAGATGTTCATCTACCTTCTCTGAAGAATCTTGTTGATTTCCAAAAATGTCAGGACCAAATAAATCAAGGGAATCAAGCTCTTCTGCAACTGACGATGCTTGCTTTGATTCCAATATCAAGCCTAAATCAAGCTGTGGGTTTCCCAAGGATGTGTTCTCTTCATATAATGAAGCAATCAAACAATATGATGCACATCGTGAGTCACTAAAAaagctaaaaaaaatatcactgaAATTTTTAATCAATAATCAGATCACCAGCTAAAAGCACCTGTTATGCCACAGCTATTATCATGAATAAATTCTTCAGATCCAATAATGTGTGGAAGTGGACGGTATACTAACCCAGTCTTGATTTTTGAATCAGAAAAAAAGCAGATAAAAATTAGATATCAGGTAGATAGAATTCCACTACTACTATCATCAGATAACTAGCAAATAAGAAGACTTTTTTTGCAACTGTTATTAATCAAAATATAGTTGAACATAGTCAACATACAGATATGCACTAAGTTacaattttaaaatataaggacGAAATGGTTAGCAGATGTTCATATGTTTTCTGTAAACATTCCAATCTTCAGGCATAGGAAACCAAATGTTGTATTGGAGTTTGTGTTTCAGGAATTgactatattttataaattactcTTTTCATTTCCATCCTTTCTTCGGAGAATAATGTTATCTACtcttataaatcaataaaaatattgcAAAATTTTGGTTCAGGTTATGCAATGGCACCAAGATGTAATACAAAAGAAAGTGTGCACCTGCAGTTTATGCTTTCTAAAATATTAATGGCATTCACAGGCAAAAGGTTGCAAGTAGAATGTTAACCATATCTGGAGTCAAAcacataaaacttaaaaagtgttGCACATAAGGTGAAATAGCATGAACTACATTAGGAAACACTGCAAGTATTACCACAATTTTTTAGCTCAAAATACCTTAAGAAAGTAAACTCGGAATATCATCGCATGAATCTCTTTTAATCAAAGGAAAACCAAAATAGAAAATCTAAAGTATTTTGCTAGATTTTTAACTCTaaacatttagacataaaacacAAGAAAATTTGGTGTGGGTACTGAGAAAATGATGGAAAAAGATGCTGATAGAAATAAGAAGCCTTGAGGGGGATTAATGGTGAGAAGGAATTTTGAGAGCTGACCATACACGGATGAAATAAAGCCCATCCAtggaaaaatataaagaaaaaaattcatGTTCAGAAAATCTGAATAACATTTTGTCATTAGAAGACACAAAACTTACTCTAGAAACAGAACTGGTCATATGCCTTCTCTCTATACCATGCAAGTGTTTTCTGCAGGAATTCAAACCCAAAGACAAAGCATTCTTATATCTTGGTAGTATATCTTTTTGATAATCCTGAGCAGGAATGCCCGCTTGAGCCGAAGATTCAGCATGATCCTTCAAAGGATGACAAGCAATGTCATCTTCATCAGATATCTTCTGTAATTCAAAATGGAAAATACTTTCACGATCAGAAGATAAAGGACAGGGATTATGTAATCCagatataacaaaaaaaatcctTTACACTGAATAAATAATTTACAAGTTAAAACTCAAATTGTGCAAAAGAAACAGAACAACAAATTGCAGTATAATGgaacatttattttatttaagaaAAGATGCAAAACATGTAAAAAACTACTATGTGAGCCACTTCACAAGATACATGTAAAGAATATATTTAATTGATAGCTTGACCATGACATAGTAGTCAATACTTAGAAGTTCAGCCAGAATTTTTGTTAGTTATTTGCACTTAAAAACAATAGCTAAGTagaaataaactatataatttagCTTCAAATGAGACAAGATAGAATATATTAGAAAAATCATTATCATACCAGTCAAGAGTAATCTATAGAGAACAACCGACAATGATGAATTTTATCACTATTGTAGCACATAATATCTAATTTGTCAAGAACAAATTCATGAGCCTTTGCATTTCAAGGTGCTATGAATTTTATCTAAAGAGAACAACCAACAATGGTGAATTTTATCACCAGTGTagcacataacatctattttgtcAAGTACAAACTCATGGGCCTTTTCCTTTCAAGGCACTATGAATCAAAATGGAAGGCAATCCAAACTGAATGAACAGAATTAAGGATAAGACCCTCATATTCAAGTTAGAGATTTTACCTTTGTAAACATGTTGCTTGGCTAAACTAAAACTAAACAGTGGCATGTCAGTTTGAAAACCCACAGCAAAGAATTTAAAGATTAATATATGCACTTGTAACCATTGTGATCTGTACTTGCATGATTGATAAGTAGATCGCGTGATAAATTACAGAGGGTGTTGACAGTGTTCTTCAGATCTAGTTCCACAGCCCCAGCTTGGTTGAATAGTCCATTCACTTCCATTTCGGTATCTTTTGCTCTCTGAAGCAGCTTTTCTGAAAACTCTGACAGCCATTTTAGAACCTAAAGGGACAACTTAATAAGATTAACAATGTGTATTTATACAGATATATCTTCAAAGTTCTAAAGTCAGGAAAAAGTAGGTGATAGTAGATGATGCAATTAAACTCTAAAGTGTCCATCGTCCTTCTCCAGAAGCTAGCTTACCAAGATATGCAAAAGATGAAGAGGGAAAAAAGGACTTTCTAATTATGACTTTTGAAATTCTGATATTGTTCTTGGTGTAAAACCCACATGGAAAAAATTGTTGACAAAATTTGTTAATCAAATCACCAATAAAAATAAGTTTCTTTTTCTAGTATTTTTCTAGTATGCATTTGAATGATGGCCTCCCATGAATACTCTAGGTACTATAGACCCGAAAGAAGTTTTTAAAGCACTACTTAGTTCGGGTCAAATTTCTTTCAGTAATAAGATCTGTTCAAGCAGCAACTCGGGAGAAATATGGAGGtctatgtcgacgacatgattaTCAAAAGTAGGTCGGCAAGCACGCATCTAACCGACCTGGCCGAAACCTTCCAAACCCTCAGGGAATTCAACATGCGCCTTAACCCTTCAAAGTGCACCTTCGGGGTCAGGTCTGGCAAGTTTCTCGGATTCATCATCCACCAAAGGGGAATAGATGCCAACCCAGAAAAAATCTGGGCCATAAAGGAGATGCAGCCCCCGCGATCGGCCAAGGAAGTATAGCGACTCACCGGAAGGCTAGCAGCACTCAACCAATTCATGTCACGCTCAGGAGACAAATGCCTCCCCTTCTTCTGAGCCCTGCGCCAAGCGAACGAGTTTTCATGGACCCCCGAGTGCGTGCTGGCCTTCGAGAATCTGAAGGCGCACCTTGGACGGCTACCGCGCCTTGCCTCGCCCGAACCGGGCGAGACCCTTGGCCTGTACTTGGCAGCCTCAGAGTAAGCCGTTAGCTCGGTGCTGGTACGGGAAGGTCCAAAGGCACAGCAAGCCATCTACTATGTCGGCCACGTCCTCGCCGGGCCCAAGGAGCGATATTCCCCGATCGAGAAGTTGGCATTGGCGCTAATAAAAACAGTCAGGAAGCTACGACCATACTTCCAAGCTCACACAATAAAGGTGATATCCGATCAGCCGCTCCGGCAGATCCTCTCCAAATTCGACGCACCGGGTCGGATGCTCAGGTGGTCAGTCAAGCTTGGAGAATTCGACATCCAATACGTACCCAGAGCCGCCATAAAAGCACAGGTATTGGCCGAATTCATTTCCGAGCTAACCCCCGACGAGCGTCTTGTTCGATAGGAACTCGCCGAGCGCACCTGGTCCCTGTACGTAGACGGGGCCACGGCCTCGGGAGGAGTAGGGGCGGGGCTCATCCTAAAAAGCTCGTAGGGCGAAACATACGAACAGGCATTCCAGCTAGAGTTTAAGGCCACCAACAACAAAGCCGAATACGAGGCGCTACTCTTGAGACTACGACTCGCCTTGGAAATGCACATCCAAGACCTGAAGGTCTTCAGCGATTCACAGCTGGTAGTAGGCCACATCAACGGCAGCTACGAAGCCCGAGACCCAACCATGGCATTATACTTGGCCGAAGCAAAACGGCTTACGGGCCATTTCGATCGCCTCTCGATTGAAAGAATACCGcactgtcacgaacgatcgtcgcgcacccgcaacaactccgttcaacgaatcgttcgtcgctcacacctgtatgtacagctgcttgacagcatgttttctcttggttttgggtcattttgcttgtaaatatgtaagttcgaacaagctgcagcgttacaaagcgaccgctcaccgaaccaagcaaaacagccccaaaacagcccaaaacagctccgttttcgcgtgccgcgagaggtgagcggagaactgcctccgctcaccaaaatgtcagccatctcagaccccaggaaccccccgggtggcacagggctggatggggcttcggttatataccgggcattgagatctctttcgcaagttcgcacgtgacctttacgggaacttgtcttcgcgcccgggaccaggtgagcggctgtttgtgggcttgcagctgttcgttcatccttgaaagccttgtttttctccctctccctcttttctcttgtgcacacaaggtgttcgtcgaattgcttgtaaagcttcccttttcgcgagacttcgggacttgtccgttgctcattctttcgaactaactctctttctcttttacaggtccttcgggacctgcgagaggttacaaagtgggctgatccttgcggagcaatatcgcaagggcgaagcgcgacttaggcaacgcaagctaagttcgcgtctttgccacaagggtgactcgcgacttaggcgatgcaagctaagttcgcgtctttggccgcaagggtgcctcacgccttaggcaattccagctaaggtcgtgacagcacgCCCAGAACGTACAAGCTGACCCCCTAGCCCGACTAGCCTCCTCCCGTAGCTCGGGGGAACTCCTGCCGAGAACTGAAGTCCTCTCGGCCCATCTCGACCGAGATCGTCACTACAACTGAAGTCGCCCCGAACTAGATGGACGAGGCCCTTCGTTATAAAAGGGAAGGAGCGCAACCTGACGATCAAGCTGTTGCCCGCCGACTCCAGCGCATCCAAGCAAGGTACTGTGAAGTCGGTGGGAAGTATATCAAAGAGCCTTCTCTCAACCCCTCTTACGCTGCTTGGCGCCACCCGAGACCGAAACGGTCCTCGCTCAGGTCCATGAAAGCATCTGCGAGGAACATGCCGGCAGCCGAACCTTAGCCTTCAAAGTCCTTAGGCAAGGGTATTACTGGCCGACTCTGCATTGGGACGCGCAGTCATACGTGCAACGATGCCAGCAATGCCAGAAGCACGCCCAAATACAACACCAGCCCGCGGTTCCTCTCACCCCGATGGACGCTGCTTGGCCTTTTGCCCAATGAGGGCTCAACCTCGGGCCCTTTCCCCCCGCATTTGGATAAAGGAGATTCATCATAGCTGAGGCAGATTACTTCACAAAGTGGATCGAAGCCGAGCTGCTGGCGTCCATCACTGAAAAGCAGGTGGAGGGATTCGTCTGGAGGAACATCATTACCCAGTTCGGGATCCCAAGGGCCATCATCACCGACAATGGTGCCCAGTTCAACAACGTCAAAGCCTACTGCCAGTCCTACGGGATACAGTTGAAGTTCAGCTCGGTCGCGCACCTCCAAACTAACGGCCAGGCCGAAGCCGCAAATCAAGCCATCTTGGAGGGCTTGAAAAATGGGTGACTGGGGCTTGCGGGGCATGGGTCGATGAGCTCCCAAGCGTTCTATGGGCATCCCGGAccacacccaaaatagccatggGGGAATCCCCATTCAGCTTAGCATATGGAACCGAGGCAGTTCTGTCACCTGAAATGGTGTTACCCACCCTGTGCATCGAGAACTTCGAAGAAAACGCCTCAGAGGAAAGCCTCCGGGCAAACCTCGACTTGCTCGAAGAAAGAAGGGCCGAGGCACACCTCTGCAACTTGGTGTACAAGAAGGTCGTGGCCCGACTCTACAACCGCAAAGTCCGACCCCGACAAATAAAAGCCGGAGACCTCGTTTTACGGAAGGCCGAGgtaagcgacccgacccgagctaGAGGGAAATTGACCCCAAACTAGGAAGGACCGTACCGAATCTCTGATGTGGTCCGAGAAGGAACTTACCGCCTCGAAACCACAGAGGGAAAACCTCTACCAAGGACGTGGAACGCCACAAATCTCAAAAAGTTTTATCCTTAGACACGTCGGTACGTCAAAAACATAAGCAtgttttccataattcaaaaggcACGTACATTATGCTTGGTCCAGgtattacaactcaaaaactcaaCCCGACCAAGAGACAAAAAAGAGTAGGAAAAACAAAACACCCCTCAATTCGGGGGAGCCTCTAGGCTGTCATCGAAAGGGACCTCGTCCGGCATCCTGACGTTCTGGTCCCCAGGAAGATTGGTGAAGGGATCCGACTCCACCTCCAGGTCGGGACACTTCGTCCGGACGCAAGCAAGGGCGACTCGGTACCCAAACTCATAAGTTACTTGGCCCGATCTCGCCAAAACAAGCTCGAACCCCGAGGACTTCTTGTATTCGGAGATAGCCTCTTTCACTCTTTCAAGAGCCAGTCGGTGCTCCTCGGCCAAAGGCTCTTCCGTTGCCCAGGACGTTGACCGCGCAGCTTCGGCATTTCGTGAAAGGGTCAATAGCTCGTCATCTAGAGCCCGAACCCGCCCCCGACTCTCCTTCAATTGACATTAGGAATCGGCCAGCTCGGCCTTTAGTCGTTCGACCTCGGCTTCTAAATCCGTGGCACGCTGCTCAGTCGCTGGACCAGGCCCACCTTTTAGCTCCTCGATCTCTTGGTGAAGGCCCGAGTTCATCTCGCCCATGCGTTCGATCACCCTACCGGCGTCGTAAACGCGATCGATCAAGGCCATGGTGTAATGTTGAACCTGCGTAGGATTGACGTCAGCACCAGCTTCCAAACAGTAGCAAGAAAAACGCCAAACTCACCCAAACGAGGGACTTGGCCGCCCGATCCATCGGCACCACGGACGGTGAACAGTATAACTGCTTCGCCAGCGTCGGATGCAGCACCCCCCGCGAGAACTCTTGGGCCTCCGACCCATCAGACCAGATCCTACTCTCAGCTTTGAGAGTTGGCCATCTGGTGCTGTAGGGAGCCCCCGGCTCCTCCGCCGCAAGGTCGGCCATACTAAGGGCCTGAAAAGGCTCCCCTTCGGAGCGAGCCCGGATGCGACACAAGTCCCGCATCGACTTCGGGCGAACTGTAGATCTCTCTGAAGGGCCTTCACCAGGAGAGCCGGCACGCCCTCTCTCCCGCGCACATGTCAAACCCTCGCCTTGGAGGCTGCCACCCAACTCACCCATCCCCGGGGTCGCCACTCCGCTGTTTGCCATGCCTTCCAACACCTTCTGGGTGTTGACCTTGGCCTTCTTCTTTGGTCGACCCGCCTCCGGCTCCCTAGGCGACTTCGACCCATGTGCCGATGTGCCCTTTTTCGAAGGAACCCCGGGGCCGAATCCATCACACTCCCGGGTCGGCTGCGCCACGGCCGAAGGGCAAGGCATCCCCTTCATAATCtagaggttcaccatttctgcgaAACAAAGGTTCGATTAGTAAgacgtcaaaaaaaaaaaaaaagagcacttCGAGCACGAATCTGATCGTACCCCTAGTGGCTGGGCTTAGCCCCGCTTcaaccagccactcctcggtcattccCCTGATGGCCAGAGAGGAGGACAAGATCTCTCTCAATCGCTCCACGTGCTCAGTCTCTTCATGTCAAAGAAATGGGGGAACGTTATTAATAGCTTGAGAGGTCCACCCAACGTAAAACCCCCACCTCCGACTACAACTCACGAAGAGATGACGGGTTTTCCACCCCTTGTTGTTGGAGGGTGCCCCGCTAATCTTAAACCCACTTCGGGCGGTCAGGTAATAACCGCCCCGCCCCTTGCACAGGCGAAAGCAGGCTAAGAAAAGGGTTCGGGTCGGTTCGATCCCTACCCCCTAACACTCCCCGAGAAAAACCACTAAATAACGTCAGGAGTTCGGCGCCATCTGGGATGGTGAGATCCCCCACCAGCGGAGGCATTCTTCGATAACCGGGTGCAACGGGAAGCGCAGCCCCGCCTCTAGAGCATTCGTGGTCAACCCAAGCCCATTGGGAAACAGGTCGTAAGGACGCTGACCAGGACGTGGAACATAAAGTCTATAATTCTTCGGGAGACTGTAACGATCCCGAATCGGACCTAAAAGGTTCTTAGTCACCACCGAGTCGACATCATGCCATGACCTCATCACTTGAAGGGCCGCAAAGGCCTTCGAATCCGTCGGGGGCGAGTCACCCGACGAAGAACTGATCACCTCTACCCTAGAACTATCGGAACCCGAGTTGCTGATCTCGGAAACCGACCGACCCGAAGAGGGGGAAGACGAGGAAGAcgaagacatcccgacctcaaaaTAATGAGCAGCGATCCGAGGTGCGAGCAGAGAAAACGGCGACTGAGCAATGCACCGCATTCCACAGACTGAGCAATGCCACCGCATTCCATAGTCAGGGATCTATAAAGAAGAAACACGCCACCCCAAGCCGAcgttttgtcacggacaaacttcgaaacagggtgtttgatgtaatgcttatgtatgtccgtgtcgtttggcatgttcatgccttgtacagtaggTAGagaggcggccgaaggcttaatagtcccattttagttgggttggtggcctctttaggcttgtaaataaaggctgtgtcatgtggacacgtgcgagagcttttcggtctgtaatagaccattttaccctttgttgtgccactgttcagagcttgtaaagtctgtttgtaatttgcattgtctatgaagtgtttttcggacatgtttgcttgtggatcccgattgaggcgttctctttaacccgttctctcttttgttggtcctaagggacaatgggaggcttcggggaggctgacctttgcggacggacgcgcgagggtgccgcgcgacttaggcaaaaccagctaagtccgtgtcatatggtatcagagcgggacaagcactcatagaaacacttgacatgcaaacgtgggggacctagcggggctgcgttgagggcagtcagcaacgcgcgaccgttcgagggaaaacgggcatggagatatagggaaaaagagtcgctcagaggagcgggcatctaatattggcattcagaggaatggccaacccttcgcgcaagaggcaccacgagaacaggcaaagcttggaagaatgcagagcgcacaaaggttgggatggctgagtttgagctacggctcaacgttgacaactttacttgatggtgctcaaggcaagcgaggcgcttggcaaaggtcgagaccatgcaaagtggaatgagttgctcagcgaccgaaagagttgtgcaaagctcacagaggtgaggggaattgctaactcgaagaattcggtactcatgcatgggcttgtatgcggacgatggaatgttcgtggccatcccaaggcggtcgagactcggcgccatggagcattgaaactttctcttcggcatgcgaaggatacgtccggaggaggctgaagtgtgcaacgagttcagcatgttgctaggtcttgaggggtgcagcggtggctgtattgacgtggaggcgcaatctagcaagtgcgtttgcaagaggcagaacaatgcatagtttgttcagcagatcggagtagtccaaggggatggtgatctccgaaacgaagagagatgttgctccaacgggacagttatccaggagggataagtctcggctctccagagggagaatcatgtgagatggacttcacatgttgaggaggagtacctcacaaacaacaactccacgaagctcaatggaccgagcaagcagcgaggagttgtcgtatgatctcgctcgagagaatgcattggtggatgcattgcgagatcaagtgggggagcgacctaaagcaacttaaatgaaggcacacttggagtcgatgtggagatcgaactcaagggagggctgacccgtggaatggtgggcacgagggccaccatcgactcaatgcaaaaacgaggagcggagcaacttgggtgtaacttggggaagtacccaagccgcatgaagggagccagcatagaagttggaacatggagcagaggcacagtgctttccttagacagaggtcaaggtcatgaactcttgtagaggcaagagcaggatcatgttgttccatgggtcctccaTTCTGACGGAGAggtctcatcttgcatggtgccaaagacgaagggagcttttaggcacatgcaccttatctcggaggagcatttgatggaggaactaaggcgactcaatttgcggaggcgaagttgggttcagaaggccttagcacggggcaagaggacgcagaggcgggtactcttgaagaatatgccacagtgttgccattcaagttgccatgaaggaagcagtgcgcagcggaaattgtgctggtaggggcaaaggcccaggatccagacaatggtgcacaaattacagtgaagtcggtggacttcgggagctactaggcgacggactgtcctagagcagtgcttcatctaggtgtgacccaagagtgggtggatgaaggtcgattgccaaaggagcgaacaaaatcgaaggtggaggtgaccctgcgatgtattggcagaggccacacatggagggttcacaattcgagtttattccacaaggatcagaatgcaatggagatgtcaccaggaggcgacatggtgcagcggatcgtggtggaacagttcgtggcaatgcgatacacacgacacagtcccgggagggactagatcatatggaggtatgatcgggagctactgggagctccacttcgatgaacaacacgacggcaagaagggctatggattcaaggagtgaaggccatggtaccgcaaaggcgggtcttccgtgcgtgcatcgaattttgcttcggatgaaagccttggtcatcagcatatgggggttgggttccaccaagggaaaagttcgaatgcaaataccagtgagttccatgggaggaacttgatcatgcagaggtatgatcgaagcagctggagagttggactgctccagagctcatattcgcttaagggagcccggcaagtcagaggacaaggccgagtaagcgaacgttgctaccaaggaagctaaggagaacagaatcggtgcaaaccctacaacgtgatggcagaggctatgca
Proteins encoded:
- the LOC135616450 gene encoding uncharacterized protein LOC135616450 isoform X2, with protein sequence MQETLTSDSLEKRLRLQNEVLKWLSEFSEKLLQRAKDTEMEVNGLFNQAGAVELDLKNTVNTLCNLSRDLLINHKISDEDDIACHPLKDHAESSAQAGIPAQDYQKDILPRYKNALSLGLNSCRKHLHGIERRHMTSSVSRTGLVYRPLPHIIGSEEFIHDNSCGITENTSLGNPQLDLGLILESKQASSVAEELDSLDLFGPDIFGNQQDSSEKDMTDPVASAASDFKAMLEAALLNQYKFHDEESLSVKDILRDKMISGQIHTDVVGTSGERQVSQGTSEQLNSTIEEDKPVTEGNLCSVTHPQELYSALLGGSLFDNDEDLLSSGRKESTDVSTYVGESNSWWTGIKGKDNSMCSNEEESGQRAPWQVVNSDE
- the LOC135616450 gene encoding uncharacterized protein LOC135616450 isoform X4 encodes the protein MFTKKISDEDDIACHPLKDHAESSAQAGIPAQDYQKDILPRYKNALSLGLNSCRKHLHGIERRHMTSSVSRTGLVYRPLPHIIGSEEFIHDNSCGITENTSLGNPQLDLGLILESKQASSVAEELDSLDLFGPDIFGNQQDSSEKDMTDPVASAASDFKAMLEAALLNQYKFHDEESLSVKDILRDKMISGQIHTDVLIQVGTSGERQVSQGTSEQLNSTIEEDKPVTEGNLCSVTHPQELYSALLGGSLFDNDEDLLSSGRKESTDVSTYVGESNSWWTGIKGKDNSMCSNEEESGQRAPWQVVNSDE
- the LOC135616450 gene encoding uncharacterized protein LOC135616450 isoform X3, whose protein sequence is MQETLTSDSLEKRLRLQNEKISDEDDIACHPLKDHAESSAQAGIPAQDYQKDILPRYKNALSLGLNSCRKHLHGIERRHMTSSVSRTGLVYRPLPHIIGSEEFIHDNSCGITENTSLGNPQLDLGLILESKQASSVAEELDSLDLFGPDIFGNQQDSSEKDMTDPVASAASDFKAMLEAALLNQYKFHDEESLSVKDILRDKMISGQIHTDVLIQVGTSGERQVSQGTSEQLNSTIEEDKPVTEGNLCSVTHPQELYSALLGGSLFDNDEDLLSSGRKESTDVSTYVGESNSWWTGIKGKDNSMCSNEEESGQRAPWQVVNSDE
- the LOC135616450 gene encoding uncharacterized protein LOC135616450 isoform X1, encoding MQETLTSDSLEKRLRLQNEVLKWLSEFSEKLLQRAKDTEMEVNGLFNQAGAVELDLKNTVNTLCNLSRDLLINHKISDEDDIACHPLKDHAESSAQAGIPAQDYQKDILPRYKNALSLGLNSCRKHLHGIERRHMTSSVSRTGLVYRPLPHIIGSEEFIHDNSCGITENTSLGNPQLDLGLILESKQASSVAEELDSLDLFGPDIFGNQQDSSEKDMTDPVASAASDFKAMLEAALLNQYKFHDEESLSVKDILRDKMISGQIHTDVLIQVGTSGERQVSQGTSEQLNSTIEEDKPVTEGNLCSVTHPQELYSALLGGSLFDNDEDLLSSGRKESTDVSTYVGESNSWWTGIKGKDNSMCSNEEESGQRAPWQVVNSDE